One stretch of Mus pahari chromosome 5, PAHARI_EIJ_v1.1, whole genome shotgun sequence DNA includes these proteins:
- the Rrp15 gene encoding RRP15-like protein yields the protein MAAAVQDSRVSPGQKLKRSLKKKKKMKMGAKAAASKLEDEVKDSSDGEGSCESEMDHSDDGAAEADSEDNVESCEEENEDATESSAGTDSGWADAMAKILNKKTPKSKATILTKNKELEKEKEKLKQERLEKRKQLDKKREWEMLCRVKPDVVKDKEAERNLQRIATRGVVQLFNAVQKHQRNVGEKIKEAGGSVRKRAKLMSTVSKKDFISVLRGMDGTSGNSPAGKSPKARQTEVKSEESPGWKILRDDFMMGASMKDWDKESEGEEPADGRAGAASL from the exons ATGGCCGCGGCCGTTCAGGACTCACGTGTGAGCCCAGGGCAGAAGCTGAAGCGTtccctgaagaagaagaaaaagatgaagatggGAGCCAAGGCTGCAGCGTCGAAGCTAGAAGATGAGGTCAAAGACTCTTCTGATGGAGAAG GAAGCTGTGAATCAGAGATGGACCATTCAGATGATGGAGCTGCGGAAGCAGACAGTGAGGACAATGTTGAATCCtgtgaggaagaaaatgaagatgctaCAGagtcaagtgctgggactgattCAGGCTGGGCAGATGCCATGGCAAAAATCCTTAACAAAAAGACTCCTAAAAGCAAAGCCACCATCCTCACCAAAAACAAAGAGcttgagaaggagaaggagaagctaaagcaggagcggctggagaaaaggaagcag CTTGATAAGAAGCGGGAGTGGGAAATGCTGTGCAGAGTGAAGCCAGATGTTGTCAaagacaaagaggcagagaggaaccTTCAGAGGATTGCGACAAG GGGTGTGGTGCAGCTCTTCAATGCTGTTCAGAAACACCAAAGGAATGTTGGTGAAAAGATTAAGGAAGCAGGAGGCTCCGTCCGGAAGCGAGCTAAGCTGATGTCAACTGTTTCCAAGAAGGACTTCATCAGTGTTCTTCGAGGAATGGATGGTACAAGTGGGAACAGTCCTGCTGGGAAGAGCCCCAAAGCCAGACAG ACTGAAGTGAAATCAGAAGAGAGCCCAGGGTGGAAGATTCTGCGAGATGATTTCATGATGGGAGCCAGCATGAAGGACTGGGACAAGGAGAGCGAGGGCGAGGAGCCTGCTGACGGCAGGGCAGGGGCGGCCAGCCTCTGA